The window TCCGGATACTGCAAAATACGCCACCCTTGCTTGGCCAGTAGAGCTAAATTATAATCATGCATATTCTTGAAACCCAAGCCTTCCTCCCGTTTTGATCTACAAAGTTTGTCCCATGAGAGCCAATGGATTTTGCCCTTACGTACCCTCCTTATCTCCCCACCAGAATCGAGCCATAAGCTTGTGCATATCATCACATAAATATTTAGGGAGCTCAAAACAGTTCATGACATACGTCGAAATAGCTTGTGTCACCGCCTTGATTAAAATCTCTTTCCCGGCAGCGCTGAGGAGTTTCTCTCGCCATCCCTGGGTTCTCTGTTTTACTCGTTCCACTAGATATCCAAAAGCTTCTTCCTTGGGATAGCTCACCTCCACCGTGACACCTAGATACTTATCATGTTTCTCCACCCTCCGCACTAATTGCCATTCTAATGTTGCAAGGTAAAAATTAGGTAGTTACTATTTAGTTCTTGTAAGAGGGAGAGATGATTAGACCGTATTATCAAATAGTAACTAGTTAGTTCTTCATAAATCATACTATATAATTTGATAATTAGACCATATAAATTAATTCTGATAACTTTTAAAATCCAATTTTACTCCTTGTTAAAAATTCTAAAATGTTGCATAGATGTGAACTTCTAGACCGAAATTTTTATGAAAGTTAATTGTAGAGGACTTAGACTATCTCCAGAGAGGGCTATATTAGGGTCATGGCTATAATTTAGCCTTAAAAAGTATTATTTTTTATTCATAGGCTATTAAACCATCTCTAGTAAGAAGGGCCAAATTTTAGCCCTTTTTAATATTTTATGGTTTCACATTATATTTTAACATATATTGTCACTTTTACTACAAATATACTGTCACTTTTACAACAAATATATCGTCACATTAATTCTTGAATAAACTTTTGAGACAAAATTAAATATTTTGCATTGTTTGTGAATATATTAACACAATAAGATATCAGTCATTTATTGCATATTTAATTAATTACTTAGCATTGATTTTGAGTCGGGAGAATTTACCCGTTGTAATGAAATGAGAATGAAATCATCTAATAGAAAGTTGATAATTGTTATAATTTAAGTAGTCATCATCAATCAACCCACATGCAAATTATAGTTTTTTAATCTGATTTGGGACCACTTTGTTTTGGCCTGGGCTAACCAAAGTGCTATGTTTAGCTTTTTTGATTTAGCCCTTTGCAAATTTGTTGTTGGAGACTAAAATAAGGCCAAAATTTAGGATTTGGTCATATAGCCTCTATTACTAGAGATGACTTTATGAATTCAATTTTTAGATGCCATTTCAAAAAACAAAACAACATTCCCATGTAATTATTCACACCCATAGGGTGTGTTTGGTCTCTAGCAACATGAATTCAAATCACTCGGTATCATGAGTCTTGACCTTCTCAAATCCCCTCAATCTAGTCTTCATAAACTGAACCCACACAGAAGCCAGATAATTCGAAGGAGGGTCAGGCAACGTAGCATTCTTGGCAGCAATAACGATCTCATAATAGGCACCTGATGCAAATACTTTTCTACCGGAAACTAGGCGCTCAAAAACTAACTTCTTTATAGCGTTCTTGTTGTACTCGGTGACTGCACACTCTGCAACTCTTATTGCACGCGGATCGCTTGTGTTGAGAGGAGTCCAGGTACCGATGAGGTAGAGCTTCTCTGTGGAAGCGACGACCACGGGAAGGAAGAAAGCAAGGAGGACGAGGTAGCAATGAGAAGGCATTGTTCTTGGCTATGCTTACTAGCTGATTCAGTTTCTTGGTTTGACTCTTACTTGGCGTTCATGGTTAGTATACATAGTAAGTTAGTAACTGGCTAGACACATGTTACAATTGGAATTGAATTATGTGTAAGAAACGGATGGATTTCGTGTATTAGATTTTGAACATGCATTCTAGTTACAATTAATCCAAGAAATGTTCATTCATCATCCCATTTAAGAAAAATCAAGCAATCAAATTATGTCTACATAAAGATGATTACGTTCTTTTTTATTAAATATAAAGAATCTCAATACAGTAAAGTCCAAATGTGCAATTTCAGAAAATAATATTCCAATAACTTTTAATTATTTTTGCAATTTCAGACATTTTCTGTTTTCAGGAAAAGGAAAAAAAAAAAAAAAAAACCTACTCATACAAAACAAGCATAAAGCCTAATATCATTTAGTCTAATGGCATAATCTCCCCTTTAGTAAGTAGGAGGTTCTGAGTTTGACTCACGCAGTTGTAATTTACCTGATTAAAAAAACAAGCATAAACGGTTGATGTACATTTCTCCTTTTGGAAAAGTTCAGTCAATTTGAAGGGTGCTGCAATGGATATTGTAGTTCCAAAGGATACTAATTCGAGTCTTTCGAGCTCTGAAGTACTTTATTTTCAAATTTTCAATGCAAAGGAAAAACTACAAGAAAAAAAAAAATACATTCATGTTTTTCATTCTGGGACGATATAGAAGCCGGAATCAGATTAGTTTCTTTTTGTGGAATTTTAGAAAATCAAGAATGCAAAAGTGTTTATATGATATAGAAGTTCAGAATCGGATTAGTTTCTTTTTGTGGACAATATAGCAGAGGTTAAAGCTGCTGACTATGATATGTTAGCTAATGGTGGACTTGATGATATTAGACTAGCTCAACACAAATCGGTGAATGTCCGTATGAGGCATACACCAAGAACATGTAACAATATTGCTCATAGACTGGCAGCTATGGCTTTTGAGGACAACTTTGCTTGCACTTGGCTGGACAACCCCACACTGTATTCTCAATCTTCTTCAGATGACCAAGTTCATTCGTGACCCACTGAGGCATTGACGATTCAATATGTATCATATTTCAAATCCTACTACCAGTATATGCCTAGTAATCTCTCTCTGAAATAGCCTGATGGGAAAACGAGGACGATGGTGAGAAGAGAAGGGAATGATGGTTAAAGATTAATGGGAGATTAGTCACTCACTCACTGCCATCTTTTTGAAGAACAATATAACCATAGGGAGTTAGAAGGTGAAATAGAAAATGACCAATACAACACAAACTTTGTCAATTGTCAGTCTGATAGAAGATGACCGTATCATTTAGAAAATCTTGCAGTGTTAAAGAGAGGCAACTTTCAAGTAACGAGACTAAATGTAACTGAATCTCAAGACAACTTGTAAGCATGGTGTGGCTTTGTTGCACTGCCTCTATGACAATAGCAAAAAATATGACAAAATAAAAAGAAAAGAACAAAGAGAGGGTAATCATAGTCTTTAACCATCGCATCCAGTGATGAATGAACAAATTGTCACAACTCTGCCTTTCGACGAGCTATTCTTCAACTCTACCTACCACACTCGAGGAGATAATGTCATGGCTGAACTACCAATTTTAATTCATCACATCGAACAAATTGGTCCCTCACTTTTGTCATCTTTGGCAAATATCCGCTCCACCACCTCAGATGAGACATGAAATAACTTTGAGAAACATCCTGCTGCAATGTATAACTAAGACAGAAGTTAAAAAGGGCACACAGAAAGAATGGCAGTTCTACGAAGCATCTTAAACACAATCAGTTTGTTTACATACTTTTAATTTGATCAACATATTTTGGAGAATCTTAGCTAAAATTTAAATTAAGGAATCATTACCTCTATAGTACAGATTTTGCTGGGTTGCCAGTGTACCTTTATCAACATAACCATTGGTTCACCCATCTCTAAATTGACAAGTATCCAAATTTTCTTCTTTGACATTCATTCATGCTCACAAAGGGTCACCTGATTAGCCAAGAGAATGCAGTAGAAGGGAATAAGAACAGATACCAGTTGAATATGTAGCAAGTAAAGGTAAGTCGCAGATAAACAGATAAAATAAATAGTTCTTGAGACAGCCACCATACTAGAAACTTAAGCCATACTTGAAACAGCCATAATAGTTCTTGAGACAGCCATACTAGTTCAGGTTATACAGAGCTCTTTACAGAGCCAAAATTCTAATCAGTCTAGGGGAATTCAATGCCCAAGAATAACAGAGCTGTAGGTTTAACTCCATGAGCAGCAATTGAACTAAAAGTTCCGAGTGCGTCCAGCAGGAACCAAACCACTTATTATAGTATTCATACAGCTAGAACTGACTCCTCCAAATGATACAAAAAACTGACAGTGCATGTCATGTGTATAATGTAATGAGGGAAAAGGGGAGAATCATCATGTGAACCTCTAAAAATTGGTCAGCAGTTCATAAGCCATTTAGACAAGTATCTATCTCTTATCCTTTTCCATCATGCAGACTTTTTATAGTCCAGCATAAGTGCTGGCCTCAAAATATCCTGTCCATTGATAATGAAAATTGCATATGGAGCAGTCATAAGCTTATCCAATGTTGTAACATACACTAAATCCCAAGAAAATCTGGAAATGCGTGGGAAAATTGAAATCTGAAAAATCGAAATTTGAACATAAAGTTTTAGAATAGAAAAGATAAAAACGAAAAGGAAAAGCAGAAAGTTTAACTGAATACTCGCATCTTTTAACTTCCCTAGCATAGAGTTTCAGTTACCCACCTAGCCTGGAAAGCAAGGTGACAATGGCACCAGCTTCAGCCTGGCAATACATCTGTCTCAGATCTGTAACAACAGGTACTGCTGCTTTATGTACTCTACTGCACCTTTCTTCACAGCATTCAATGTATCTTTAATGTGTTAAGGACACTTGAGTCATTAATAACCTTCATAATACCTGTGGCGTTGCTCCTAAGCTACTAACTAAAGAGCCACACATCCAAAACAGGGATAGAGAGTGCTAGGTACTTGTTATGCAGATAAAAAGCAAACTTGGAAAATGTTAGTAATTGATATGGACAGCACTATATGTGAATAACCAAAAGAAAAACAAGCACCATAGTCAATTTCAGCTTAAATAAAACACTGAAGCTGAAGGATACAGCAAAGAAAATTTAGTGCTGGCTTTTCTCTTTCACCAATAGTCTCCACAGGAACAAAATCCATCCTTGAAATGATGGAAACGCTTTGCATCCCTGACAACTATCTCCCTGTTGACAAGCTTAGATATTAGCTTGGTTGCTGCATGACAATTCACACATGCGCGTATGTTTTTAGTTATTCTTAGAGTGGTTCCAGGAGCAGTACTGATGAGGCCATACACAATTGCCAGCCTCTCACTATGATTGCAAAGTGTCTCCTCTGTCTCTTCATAATTTAAGTCATGCAGGACGGATTCTGTATGAGGAACAAATCCAGCCTCCTTCAACCTCCTCTCTAGACTCTCAAGCTCTTCATAAATTTCCTCAGACCTTGGATGCGACTTGTCTCCTACATGAAATGCTTGTAGTTTACCATTAATCTCAATCAAACTATGGCCAATGCCCTTGATCAGTCCTTTCTCCCTCATCAGTACTCGCACCTGTGCAACACGATCCCATAATCTGGCTGAAGCAAAGAGATTCGACAGTTGCACATAATGCCCTATCTCATATGGATCTAATGACAAAAGCTTTTCTGCAGCATATTGTCCCAAAGTCACATTGCGATGAATCTTGCACGAACTAAGGAGTGCTCCCCATACACTTGTACCAGGTTCAATAGGCATCTTCTTTATAAAATCATAAGCCTGTTCCAGCTGGCCTGCACGTCCCAGAAGATCAACCACACAAGAATAGTGATGGTTTCCAGGCTCAATCCCATAGTCTCTCATGCGATGGAAAAGCTCCCATCCCTCATGTACAAGGCCTGAATGGTTGCATGCAGTAAGGAGTCCAAGAAAGGTAACATCATTTGGTACCACCCCAGCATGCTGCATAGAATGGTAAACATCAATAGCTTCTCGTCCTCGACCATGCAATCCATAGCCCACAATCATTGCACTCCAGACGACAACATCTTTATTAGGTGTTCTATCAAAGACCATGCGAGCAGAATCTACACTTCCACATTTTGCATACATATCAATTAGGGATGTATTAACAAAAACATGATTTCTATACTCACTTTTGCAGACATAGCCATCCATCCATTTTGCTAATTCAAGAGAACCGACCTGAGCGCATGCTACAATAGCAGACCTCAGAGTAATTGAATCAATTCTAATGCTTCTAGAGATCATCTCACGGAATAGCTCCACAGCTTTCTCAGCATGACCATTCTTGGCATACCCAGAAATCATAGCATTCCACATTATCACATTCGGTCTTTCCATCTTATCAAATAATGATCTGGCAACCATCACCTGCCCACTTTTCGCATACATGGCCGTGAGCGAAATGACCAAGTCAGGCTCAAACTCAAGACCCATTTTAACCAAACAACCATGAACAGATCTCCCCTGTCCCAAGTCCTCCACATCCGTATACGCTTTCAGTACACTAACCAAAACAATCCAATCAGGTTTCACATTCACCTTCCTCATCAAACCAAAAATCCTCAAAGCTTCCAAACACTCCCCATTCTGCGCATACCCTGAAATGATGGAAGTCCACGAAACAATCGACCTCTCACCCAACCCATCAAACACAATCCTAGCGCGATCCACCCTCCCACATTTGGCATAAAACGCCACCAAACTATTCTGCACAACCACATTGGACTCAAACCCATGTCGAAACACCTGTCCATGAACCCTTCGACCTATCTCAACCGCCCCCAACCCGCCGCAGGCTTTGAGCACATGAGGGAAAGTGAAACCATCCGGACCCACACCCATCTCCTGCATCCCACAATACATTTGTACAGCATCAGCATACGCATTGTGCTTCGAATAACCCCGAATGATTGCGTTCCATAAGAACACACCCGGGTCAGTAAATTCGTCGAACACCTGGCGGGCATAGGAAATGTGGCCGAGATTCGAGCTGCAATTAACTAATTTGGTGATTAGAAAGGCGCTGGCTTGGAAACCCAGTACGAGCAACTGGGCGTGGATTTGAGTGAGGTGGGTCCTGCGGGTGGAGCTATCGATAAAAGAGGCGAAGGAGGACTCGGAATCGTAGCCGAAATGGAGGGTGTGGTTGTCGGAGAAGTAGGAGTCTAGGCTGAGAGGGGAGGAGGAATAGTGATTGGGGGAGATGAAGGAGAACGGGAGAGGAAAGTGGAATGGGAATGGGGGAGGAGCCAAAGTTCGGAATTTGGCGGGAAGAGGAAGCAGAGAGGCTCTCTTTATGAGAGTCAAACTCACAGCCATCATCACACACTGTAGTATCTTCAAATGCTGTTTTGACTATTATATGTAAAAACGAAGCGGATAGAATTATGTCAGAACGCTTCCTCTCTTTCCTACCATCGCAAATGTAGTATTCTACACTTAACAAACTCTTACCCACTCGACAATAGAGTATAAGAAACACATGGTGCCACCGACTATGGGGCAACAGAAGGCGGTCAGGGTATGCAGTCGTGGTGTCGCCGATGGCGAGGTATATGAGACACCTTCTTGTAGAACCCATTGGGCAACTGAGGGCTACAAGTACTTGCAATGCCTATGTGAGAGTGATGCGGTAGAGAAGAAAGGTCTACTGGTACATATATTTTCTTTCTTTCGGTTGTATGCAAAGAGAAAATCTGAAATGTGAATCGTGCAAAAGTTAAGGAGGTACATTTATGGGTAGGAAGTACAAAAAGTTTGGAAGGTCCAAACACAAATATGTGAGGTCGGAATAGAACTACTCAAAAAAATATTTTAAGGGCATGTCAACTGTAAACACTTGGAAGAAAAAGAATTGAAGGATATCACATACAAAAATTTCCTCAACAAGCGGCACAAGAATATAGAACTAAAGTACATCTTTAAATATCGGATCCTGTGATGAACAAACAAATTATCCCAACTGTGCATGGCGACGATCTAATCTTCAACTCGATTTACCCGACTGGTGGGGATGATGCCATGGCTGAACGCTATCCATTATTCATCACATTGAACAAATATTTGCTCCACCCACTTCACAGATGAGGCATGCAATAAGTTTAAAAAACATCCTGCTGCATTGGAAGGCAGAAGTTAAAATGGCTCTTTGCAGGCACAAAGGTGACTTGTATGCACATCAATAGTTCAAAAACCAATTTGGGTATCTTAAAACCAATATCACTCAAATACCATTCTGAGAGAATTTGATCATTCAAATACCAGTTTGGATAAGTACTATGAATTGCAGCAACACATTCTAAGAGAATTTCAAATGCCAAATAAGAGCCAAAATACAAAGTAAAAAATCATTACCTCTATATTACGGATTTTGCTGGACTTGCCGATGTAGCTGGATTATCCAATCAACATAACCATTGGTTCCCCCCATCTGTTCCTCGACAAGATTGGCAAGTAGAAGATGACCTTCTCGGGGCTGCTCACCTTGTCTTACAAGATAACACAACTGATGATATGAAGGATCATTTTCCCTAAATTTCTTAAGTATCCTCATTAGCTTCTTTGATATTTCATTATCACGCTCACAAAGGGTCACCTGATCGCCAAAGACAAAGTAAGAATGCAGCAATTGGAATAAAAGGGTCCAATAAGTAGCAAGTAAAGGTAAGTTGCACATAAAATAAAGAGTTCTTGAGACGGCCATTTTAGAAAATTCACGAAATTACAGAACCTAAACCAAGGGCTAATCATTCTAGCAGAATTCAGTGTCCCATAAATAAGGGGAAGTTAAATGTTCAAATTCCATGAGTAGAGGTTCAACTGAACGTTCCAAGTGCAACCAGCAAGAATCAGACCACCTATTACAGCAGTTATAATGCTGTTCTTTTCCTTTTTATATTTTAATTTTTGTCTTATTAGAGAGAATCAGACCACTAGTACCTTTGATAACTCGGCTGCAAAATCACTCCCAAGAAGATTCTTTGCTATATCAGGTGGAAGAACTCTACCAAACCATAGAACAAAGCGAAACCCATCATCATATATATACAGGCCTCTGGAATCTAAGCTGTCAGCTACTAGTGGTAATCTATGTAAGTCACCAGCATCAGCAGAAGGCTACAAATACAAGAAACAGAAATGAGTACAATGATTTGTGGAAGGAAATTACCATGGAAAAACAAGAGAATGGAAATGCATACCTTCAAAAGATACTCATCAAGCCGTATTAAACTAGGGTATAGAAGCTTCATCAATTTTTTAACTGGTAGAGTCATCATTGTGTGGCCTGCCGCACAACGTTCATCAAGTGATACATCTGCATACCCCCCACGAATAGGCGCTGACTTACAAAGTGCTAATCCATACATTGGTAAAAATTTCAGAGACTCTGGAAATATCATCTTTCCTCCCAAGCGGTGTTGTACAGCATGAAGATTTCTAAATTCTTTGAGGGCTTTGACAATTCTTAGCTGCAAAGAGTTCCGAGCATCTTCCAACTTACTCGACAAAGTCTTCTCAATTGCTGCAATTTTAGGCTACAATGATAAGAAAACTGAATATTCACATGTTAACAACATTACTAGCATATATTTTCAGTTACCCACCTAGCCTGGAAAGCAAGGTGACAATAGCACCAGTGTCAGCCTGGCGATACATCTCTGCCAGATCTGTGACAACAGGTACTGCTGCTGTATGTACTCTAATACGCCTTTCTCCGCAGGACGCTGTGTATCTTTGATATGTATGTTAAGGACACTTCAGTCATTTATAACCTTCATATTTACCATTATGGCATTCCTCCCAAGCAAGTTAAACTAAACATATCCAGAACAAGTACAACAAGATTGGCATTTTTTTTTCTTTTTGGGTGTCTGGGATAGGCATTTGGTATGCCACTCAAAAGAAGATTTACTGTATAGTGGAAATTCAAAGAGATGCAGAAAGTACAAAAGTAGTGCTAGCAATGGACATGGACAGCATGATAAGTGAATAACCAGAAGAAAAACAAACATGATACAGGCATGTCTATGTGTAACTTAGATAAACAAGAAAAAAAAAAAAAATGAAGCTGAAGGATACAGTAGAGCTACTTGGAAGTATACTGTCTGAATAGTTAGTAATGTCTCATCAAGAATGAGCTGCATCGCAAAGGCTTTATCACAATCTACAGCTGGAAGTGCTAACAAATCGGTGGACCTCAGCATAAAGTTCCCATGATAAGATGAAAAGCGGACTCCTCCACGTATAAACAAGTAACATCCCAAGTCAGCATAATTTGAACACAGGAAAAAACATGTGTGTGCATACAATGGGAATTAATTTGGAGAATTATCTATAGCATACCTTTTCCACATCTTATCCGCATGACTGCCTCCCAGGCAGTTTCCCTAGTAAGGTCTCTGGCTAACTCATGTCTCAACTTCTCTCCATGACTGGTAGATTGGAAGTTTGGGTAGTAGTACACCTGACCCCCGGTATATTTTGCCAGAGTACCTACATTTAAAAGCAATAAGAATTATAGCATTCAAAATTCTGCTGCATAATAAATGAAGTTCATTAAAATGGGATGGTATATTGAAAAATCATAACCATTATCTGCAGGTTGCACTAAAATCTCAATCCGTCAAATATGCAAACTCAGAGTCTTTCTTAAAAAATATCAAGTATTGGGAAAGAGACATAACAGTTTGTAGGGAAAACAGTTAAATACAAGTATGCAACACAACAGAAAAGATTTTTTTTTTTTGTTTTTNNNNNNNNNNNNNNNNNNNNCTATATATATATATATATATATATGATTTTATTAAAACAAATGTAAGGAAAATGATATGAAACACACATACCTAATGAGGCTATATCTGTGTACTTGTCACTAAAGGCATAAACGTCTACTCCTATCTGGAACTTGGTAAATTCTGCAGCCATCTGCTTGTAGAAAGGATCTTCTGGTAGCCTCAGAGGATGTTCTTTATCCGTTCCATAGACACGAAGCTCATCTCCACGTAATTTCAAGCGGCCAACACCAAGAGATGGAAGTGTATTTTGAAAAATTAACAATTTTCCACCAAGTTGACTCTGCAAAAGCACACACATCCCCAGAAGTTATTGCAAAACAACTGAATAATTAAACTCTCAAAAAACTGCATCAAGTAAGTAACTACATAACAAGAGAAATACAAAACTACTCAACGATGGGTTGAATACTCTGTCCAAAGTTCAAAATACTGGGAGTGGAAAAGCTAACACACCATAAGCATAAGTGAGGCTTTAAGAGCTGGACCAAAAGCAGACTCCACATTTGAGTTGTCCTGGAACATGGACGGCAAGCTATCTAGGAAGGTCTCGACAACACTTCTTGATTCAGATAAGTTGACCAGAAGATCATCTGGCAATGGCACAAATATGTCATCCAAATCTGAGACCACCATCATTTGAGGCTGTGTTAAAGAAGACTGCAATGCAAATCCAACAGAAAAGAGCACATATGTTAGGGGTTGATGAAACACGAATCTTATATCAACAAGCCCCAGAAGACACATACCTTCATATTATAAAAATGTACTGTGCTGTCAAACGTTGCAAACCCTATTTGTGTTCTGGGGTGGCCAGGCAGCTCATCCAAACATGACCGGATAGTTTGGGCCACAACCTACAAAAGGCCAGACTTAAAATTCATTCATTCCAACAGATAAGAGCAATCCTTGAGAATAATTTCTCAAAAGTATAACAAAATAATGCCAAATGACAAGTCGGACACTTGGGCTATCGGTTAAATTCGCTTTAAACAGGTAAATATCACATTTTAATATTTCCAACAGGGAGAATGAGGGTCCTGACTACTAACATATCAAGATCAAAGGAAAAGAATTAGATATAGAAAGAGAGAGAGAGAGAGAGAGAGAGAGAGAGAGAGAGAGAGAGAGAGAGAGAGAGAGAGACGACACACACACANANATATATAGTACGTAACGTACGTAACTAACTAACTAACTAACTAACTAACTAACTAAACTAACTAACTAACTAACTAACTAACTAACTAACCTAACCTAACCTAACCTAACCTAACCTAACCTAACCTAACCTACCTACTACTACTACTACTACTACACACACACTACGTACGTACGTACGTACGTACGTACGTACGTACGTACGTACTACTACTACTACTACTACTAACTAACTAACTAAACTAAACTAAACTAAACTAACTAACTAACTAACTAACTAACTAACTACTACTAACTAACTACGTACTACTACTACTACTACTACTACGTACGTACGAACGAACGAACGTAACGTAACGTAACGTAACGTACGTAACGTAACGTAACGTAACGTAACGTACGTAACGGTAACGTACGTAACGTACGTACGTACGTACGTACGTACGTACGTACGACGTACGTACGTACGTACGTACGTACGTACGTACGTACGTACGTACGTACGTACGTACGTAGTAGTAGTACGTACGTAGTAGTACGTAACGTACGTTAACGGTAACGTTACGTACGTAGAGTATANAGTTANGAGAGATAGGANAGAGNAGAGAGAGAGAGAGATACATTACCCAGCCAATAGATAGATAAACTGTGTTAAGGACCTTACACCACAAAATATTATATAAACATAAGCAACTCAATAACCATGCCACTCTAACCACTGCAAAACCCTCGTCTATCAGGACAATGCATGAAAACATGCCCTGAGCTAAGCACCTGAGAACCTACTTATATCACTTCGACAAAATAAAACCAAAGAACATACTAGATCCAATTTCCTAACCTAAATCACAGAACGTCTGTCATTATACCCACATGGGCAACCGAGAAAGAGATGATCTAGGAATCAGTCATAATATTCCGCAAGGTACTGCAGTTGTACTACTGTATTTAATAAAATAACAGGTTTCCATGATGCAAAACTCATTTACGTAAAAAACATTGAAAAAGAAAGGAAAACCTGTTTACCTCAATCATACCACTTTTCACTGCAGATGAAGAAACATCGATTAAGAAGAAATATAGTGGTGGCATAGGAGCCCGCACCATATATTCAGTTGGAGCAACAAATTCCACACTACCATGTGTAAGCTCAGGTCGCTGGTCCATATCAATTCTTCTGCCAGTGGCATCCAAATTGGCAAAGTAATCACCTGGAACTGTATAAAAGATAAACAACATTATTTATGCACCCAATAAAAAAATTAATGCAGGATATACTTTCCAAAAACCAAAGAATGAAACAACACCCGCTGTAGTGGAGTCAATTCGTAACCGAAATCATGTAGTCATTTGTGGGAAACTTGATCATTTATCATCATAATGGGTTTTACCATATTGTGCCTGCATTAGACTTTGACTTTTTCCCAAAAGAAAAAAGAAAAAACATTTGGGGGAAAGGAGATAGGAGCTTTACCATCATTAAGTAGAGCACAGATATTGCAACGCCACTTTCTTCCAGCATCTGTAAATGTCACATATGGGTTTACATATGTCCGACATCTTCTACAGCGAATGATCCCAGCAGCACCAAAATTAACCACTGGCACTTCCTCCTAGAGGAAACAAGAAATATATAATTACAGCAAATCCAACTTCAATCAACTTTGAATAATAAGATAACGAGAGCACTTACCCCCTCAGGTGATTCCGCAAGTGGACAAACAACAGCACCCAGAGGTAGATGCCACCTTGAAGACAAAGACTGGGAACTTGGTATCGCACCAGTTGTAAACCTTAAAAATCTAGGATTGCAATTCATGGGGTACATCTGAGCAAGTAATTTTGGCTCCACATCACCATCCAAAGGCCTTGGCAGAGCTTTAGGGTCAATTCCAGGTTCAATTGATCCAGGAACAGATCCAATAGATAGTGAGCTGAAGTCCTCTGTCAAGGCTTGGACACCACCAAGT of the Fragaria vesca subsp. vesca linkage group LG6, FraVesHawaii_1.0, whole genome shotgun sequence genome contains:
- the LOC101300468 gene encoding protein transport protein Sec24-like At3g07100-like — protein: MGTENPGRPNFTPRPTTTPFAAPPQTMTPFSSSGPVVGQEAPGSRPPSQTPFSSSVPVAGSDVSTFRPTPPVPPQTTMPFSSFGPPGGPQAFRPSTPARFNDPSVPPPPTTNAPPTAGPFSRFPAPPYSSTPQFPSTAPPPPSRPPPMGQLPFQPPGGQAPYHRPQQQMPPVQMGSPPQSMYSASQSMSLHQSPSDLSFPAPQPNAQTSFPGYPRPTSQASGGFPAPPAASSPFAAQQGYGIPPPVAAPLGVQHPGSGPPLGGVQALTEDFSSLSIGSVPGSIEPGIDPKALPRPLDGDVEPKLLAQMYPMNCNPRFLRFTTGAIPSSQSLSSRWHLPLGAVVCPLAESPEGEEVPVVNFGAAGIIRCRRCRTYVNPYVTFTDAGRKWRCNICALLNDVPGDYFANLDATGRRIDMDQRPELTHGSVEFVAPTEYMVRAPMPPLYFFLIDVSSSAVKSGMIEVVAQTIRSCLDELPGHPRTQIGFATFDSTVHFYNMKSSLTQPQMMVVSDLDDIFVPLPDDLLVNLSESRSVVETFLDSLPSMFQDNSNVESAFGPALKASLMLMSQLGGKLLIFQNTLPSLGVGRLKLRGDELRVYGTDKEHPLRLPEDPFYKQMAAEFTKFQIGVDVYAFSDKYTDIASLGTLAKYTGGQVYYYPNFQSTSHGEKLRHELARDLTRETAWEAVMRIRCGKGVRFSSYHGNFMLRSTDLLALPAVDCDKAFAMQLILDETLLTIQTVYFQVALLYTASCGERRIRVHTAAVPVVTDLAEMYRQADTGAIVTLLSRLAIEKTLSSKLEDARNSLQLRIVKALKEFRNLHAVQHRLGGKMIFPESLKFLPMYGLALCKSAPIRGGYADVSLDERCAAGHTMMTLPVKKLMKLLYPSLIRLDEYLLKPSADAGDLHRLPLVADSLDSRGLYIYDDGFRFVLWFGRVLPPDIAKNLLGSDFAAELSKVTLCERDNEISKKLMRILKKFRENDPSYHQLCYLVRQGEQPREGHLLLANLVEEQMGGTNGYVDWIIQLHRQVQQNP
- the LOC101300170 gene encoding pentatricopeptide repeat-containing protein At3g12770-like; this translates as MAVSLTLIKRASLLPLPAKFRTLAPPPFPFHFPLPFSFISPNHYSSSPLSLDSYFSDNHTLHFGYDSESSFASFIDSSTRRTHLTQIHAQLLVLGFQASAFLITKLVNCSSNLGHISYARQVFDEFTDPGVFLWNAIIRGYSKHNAYADAVQMYCGMQEMGVGPDGFTFPHVLKACGGLGAVEIGRRVHGQVFRHGFESNVVVQNSLVAFYAKCGRVDRARIVFDGLGERSIVSWTSIISGYAQNGECLEALRIFGLMRKVNVKPDWIVLVSVLKAYTDVEDLGQGRSVHGCLVKMGLEFEPDLVISLTAMYAKSGQVMVARSLFDKMERPNVIMWNAMISGYAKNGHAEKAVELFREMISRSIRIDSITLRSAIVACAQVGSLELAKWMDGYVCKSEYRNHVFVNTSLIDMYAKCGSVDSARMVFDRTPNKDVVVWSAMIVGYGLHGRGREAIDVYHSMQHAGVVPNDVTFLGLLTACNHSGLVHEGWELFHRMRDYGIEPGNHHYSCVVDLLGRAGQLEQAYDFIKKMPIEPGTSVWGALLSSCKIHRNVTLGQYAAEKLLSLDPYEIGHYVQLSNLFASARLWDRVAQVRVLMREKGLIKGIGHSLIEINGKLQAFHVGDKSHPRSEEIYEELESLERRLKEAGFVPHTESVLHDLNYEETEETLCNHSERLAIVYGLISTAPGTTLRITKNIRACVNCHAATKLISKLVNREIVVRDAKRFHHFKDGFCSCGDYW